A stretch of Octopus bimaculoides isolate UCB-OBI-ISO-001 chromosome 23, ASM119413v2, whole genome shotgun sequence DNA encodes these proteins:
- the LOC106869020 gene encoding uncharacterized protein LOC106869020 codes for MSFPFKNQAMATVEQHKLAPSSATSSSSGTMSCSVSESALHEWTTWRIKLNESFSNDIKIYFESSATNSFPDHLPGPLTGRLDTEPFKNRTKIPNFGLNLRQTYGRRTANQLQSHMMSDDSYLIYGLPRVKVSKEHA; via the coding sequence CAACACAAACTAGCGCCATCTAGCGCcacaagcagcagcagcggaACCATGTCCTGCAGCGTCAGCGAGAGCGCCTTGCACGAATGGACAACGTGGCGGATCAAACTGAACGAAAGCTTCTCCAATGACATCAAAATCTACTTCGAAAGTTCGGCCACGAATTCCTTCCCAGACCATCTTCCCGGCCCACTTACTGGACGCTTGGACACCGAGCCATTCAAGAACAGAACGAAAATCCCGAATTTCGGTTTGAATTTGCGACAAACTTACGGTCGGAGGACGGCGAACCAGTTGCAGAGTCACATGATGTCTGACGATTCGTATCTAATATACGGATTGCCCAGGGTTAAGGTCAGCAAGGAGCATGCGTGA